A genome region from Arachis duranensis cultivar V14167 chromosome 6, aradu.V14167.gnm2.J7QH, whole genome shotgun sequence includes the following:
- the LOC107491933 gene encoding uncharacterized protein LOC107491933, translating to MAAAEARALWQRTANRCFVQEDAKRAPKLACQSSCATSKLVDAGPANIVDESNHVVNVTHFDRKSSFSDPSAESRWWLRLQPNYGYHKDEVETMKASDESKTFSKNYEASPELMDVVAKHEALQIDSVGCSVSKQTNYSWIDDDKAEPWWRTTDTNELASFVSQKSRSHIENCDLPPPQKKHFRGHAYANISNHKIRTASHEWEAKFKGVSNLTYHEQGNIGSGLMHKKQGSSANEGLSYLVSHKSLSYRTNDEDVTFEGDPSKAELMEALCHSQTRAREAEEAAKKAYAEKEHIVALIFKQASQLFAYKQWFQLLQLEALYSQIKNTDQSISTLFPVSLPRKPRKRKQGDEIQSKPKCDVTTYAVAIALGLSLVGAGLLLGWTVGCMLPRL from the exons ATGGCAGCAGCCGAAGCAAGAGCTCTGTGGCAGAGAACTGCTAATCGTTGCTTTGTCCAAGAAGACGCGAAACGAGCTCCTAAGTTGGCTTGTCAATCTTCATGTGCAACATCAAAATTGGTGGATGCTGGACCAGCCAATATAGTAGATGAATCCAATCATGTTGTTAATGTCACCCATTTTGACAGGAAATCATCATTTTCTGATCCATCAGCTGAATCTAGGTGGTGGTTGCGTTTGCAACCTAATTATGGGTATCATAAGGATGAGGTTGAAACAATGAAAGCTAGTGATGAAAGTAAAACATTCAGCAAAAATTATGAGGCATCTCCTGAATTAATGGATGTGGTGGCAAAACATGAGGCATTGCAGATTGATTCTGTTGGCTGCTCGGTGTCCAAGCAAACAAATTACTCATGGATTGATGATGATAAAGCTGAGCCTTGGTGGCGGACGACAGATACAAATGAGTTAGCTTCCTTTGTCTCACAGAAATCCCGTAGCCATATTGAGAATTGTGACCTTCCTCCCCCTCAGAAGAAGCATTTTAGAGGACATGCATATGCTAATATCAGCAATCACAAAATAAGGACAGCATCTCATGAATGGGAGGCTAAATTCAAAGGTGTTTCCAATTTGACATATCATGAACAAGGAAATATAGGTTCTGGCTTGATGCATAAAAAGCAGGGATCTTCAGCCAATGAAGGCCTTTCATATTTAGTTTCTCACAAATCTTTGAG TTATAGGACCAACGACGAGGATGTCACATTTGAGGGAGACCCCAGTAAAGCTGAACTAATGGAAGCATTATGTCATTCTCAAACTCGTGCAAGGGAAGCAGAGGAAGCAGCAAAGAAAGCTTACGCAGAGAAGGAACACATTGTTGCGCTCATTTTCAAACAGGCTTCACAACTCTTTGCATATAAGCAATGGTTCCAACTGCTGCAGCTTGAAGCACTTTACAGTCAAATAAAGAACACAGATCAGTCAATCTCTACTCTCTTTCCAGTGTCTCTTCCACGGAAACCACGGAAGAGGAAGCAGGGAGACGAAATTCAATCGAAGCCAAAATGCGATGTTACAACATATGCCGTTGCGATTGCTTTAGGATTGAGCCTTGTTGGAGCTGGATTACTCTTGGGTTGGACTGTGGGGTGCATGTTGCCTCGATTATAG
- the LOC107491934 gene encoding uncharacterized protein LOC107491934, translated as MAVMEKLKMFIVQEPVVAASCLIAGFGLFLPAVVRPILDSYQESKQPPQPALSDVVAGMTGKK; from the exons ATGGCAGTGATGGAGAAACTGAAGATGTTCATTGTTCAAGAGCCCGTTGTTGCTGCTTCCTGCCTCATCGCTGGCTTCG GCCTTTTCCTTCCTGCTGTTGTGAGGCCCATTCTGGATTCATATCAGGAATCCAAGCAACCTCCTCAGCCTGCTTTAAGCGAT GTAGTTGCTGGTATGACGGGTAAAAAGTAA
- the LOC107491838 gene encoding uncharacterized protein LOC107491838 yields the protein MKSTGRLPLLSLKKSPEKERSGSLTPPLETSASVPFRWEQVPGKPIPCTALIPFSDPKDFLPKCLHLPTPPARLIIPSPNAINLKRNRNRGRWFGSLKKKPFIRDSNLKRAASFSATSHPYGYKPRVWTTIYEGLKQVVPWKNKKLKDAGSTHTL from the exons ATGAAAAGCACAGGAAGGCTTCCCCTTCTGAGTCTGAAGAAGTCTCCGGAGAAAGAGAGGTCAGGCAGCCTCACTCCTCCGCTGGAGACGTCAGCTTCGGTCCCATTTCGGTGGGAGCAAGTGCCCGGGAAGCCTATTCCTTGCACGGCACTTATCCCCTTCTCTGATCCCAAAGACTTTCTCCCAAAGTGCCTCCACCTCCCTACCCCTCCGGCAAGGCTCATCATACCTTCTCCCAATGCGATCAATCTCAAGAGAAACAGGAACAGAGGGCGGTGGTTTGGttctttgaagaagaagcccttCATCAGGGACAGTAACTTGAAGCGTGCTGCCAGCTTCTCCGCCACTTCCCACCCTTATGGCTATAAGCCTCGTGTCTGG ACAACAATCTATGAGGGTTTGAAGCAGGTGGTTCCATGGAAAAACAAGAAACTCAAGGATGCTGGGAGCACCCATACCCTCTAA